One window of Dysidea avara chromosome 11, odDysAvar1.4, whole genome shotgun sequence genomic DNA carries:
- the LOC136238970 gene encoding heat shock 70 kDa protein 12A-like isoform X2 has protein sequence MNLYDSPNAKTIQAANGKCLPAIDVYAMTLKYLKDTALEWMDKMFKYPGRSIQWIVTVPAIWSDAAKEIMRKAAEKVELPKESMVFAYEPEAAAMFSRRDFLRDEKSFSELSYLVVDCGGGTVDIAAHKMTKQHGNIYIEELSHPEGGNCAGFAVNDQFEKMINNIINVPVAQFHQLKINCSVQWAKLINDGFEAAKPLLDPDDASTPFTLVLHKNICNEIEKITGKSMEQLVKNYYNRNIEWDDDERAIVLHYRAMYNIFKPVLNDICSLITRVLAKPSCKQVNTILLVGGFAESALLFKTIKESFPSINVCRSSHPTYSVVKGAVLCGQHENLVKAVIVERVRLTSNPLPPIKPIQNKHFLPGASSQFNGAQIVTDTLPSLSISEETSQKIKKFLPPAVTKNLPIVVSRKMRYSIGVEIVEPFKVKCHDPNRRIIQNGETYCARVFYPLVAANENISIDSPKRSYNFRPLTDEQSHCTITIFASESEKVKYIDDRGCHNRAKVDIHNLPLYRTHLSREIELCINFYNTELEITASCISSRETKKVKVSYEFFPTA, from the exons ATGAACCTGTATGATTCTCCT AATGCAAAAACAATACAAGCAGCTAATGGGAAGTGCCTGCCGGCAATCGATGTCTATGCCATGACGCTGAAATACTTAAAAGATACTGCTCTAGAATGGATGGATAAGATGTTCAAATATCCAGGGCGGAGCATACAATGGATTGTTACGGTACCAGCTATTTGGAGTGATGCTGCTAAAGAAATTATGAGGAAGGCTGCAGAAAAG GTTGAATTACCAAAGGAATCAATGGTATTTGCATATGAGCCAGAGGCAGCAGCAATGTTTTCCCGACGTGACTTTCTACGAGATGAAAAAAGTTTTTCAGAGTTGAGCTACCTTGTAGTTGACTGTGGTGGGGGTACAGTGGACATAGCAGCACACAAGATGACCAAACAACATGGAAATATTTACATTGAGGAGCTGAGCCATCCTGAAGGAGGAAACTGTGCTGGATTTGCTGTCAATGATCAGTTTGAAAAAATGATAAATAACATTATAAATGTACCAGTAGCACAGTTTCACCAACTAAAAATAAATTGTTCTGTCCAGTGGGCTAAGTTAATCAATGATGGTTTTGAAGCTGCAAAaccattgctagatccagaTGATGCTTCTACACCATTCACACTAGTATTGCACAAAAATATATGCAATGAAATTGAAAAAATAACAGGTAAATCAATGGAACAATTAGTAAAGAACTATTATAACAGAAATATTGAGTGGGATGATGATGAACGTGCCATTGTCCTACATTATCGAGCAATGTACAACATCTTCAAACCTGTGCTGAATGACATCTGTAGTCTCATTACAAGAGTATTAGCAAAGCCATCTTGCAAGCAGGTTAACACAATACTTCTGGTCGGAGGGTTTGCCGAGAGTGCATTACTATTCAAAACCATAAAAGAGTCATTTCCAAGTATTAATGTATGTAGAAGTTCTCATCCTACTTATTCTGTTGTGAAGGGAGCAGTTCTTTGTGGCCAGCATGAAAATTTAGTAAAGGCAGTTATAGTGGAAAGGGTAAGACTGACCAGTAATCCATTACCTCCTATAAAGCCTATTCAAAACAAACATTTTCTACCTGGTGCTAGCTCTCAGTTCAATGGAGCACAGATTGTAACAGATACACTCCCTAGTCTTTCAATATCAGAAGAAACAAgtcaaaaaattaaaaaattccTTCCTCCTGCTGTTACAAAAAACCTTCCTATTGTTGTCTCTCGAAAAATGAGGTATTCTATTGGAGTTGAGATAGTTGAGCCTTTTAAAGTTAAGTGCCATGATCCTAATAgaagaataatacaaaatggAGAAACATATTGTGCAAGGGTGTTTTATCCTCTTGTGGCAGCCAATGAGAATATATCTATTGATTCACCAAAGAGATCCTACAATTTTCGTCCACTAACTGATGAACAGTCCCACTGCACTATCACCATCTTTGCATCTGAAAGCGAAAAAGTTAAGTACATTGATGACAGGGGATGCCATAATAGAGCCAAAGTTGATATCCACAATCTTCCACTGTATAGGACACATTTATCCAGAGAAATTGAGTTGTGCATTAATTTTTATAACACAGAACTTGAGATAACAGCATCCTGCATTTCTTCTCGGGAAACGAAAAAGGTGAAAGTTAGCTACGAATTTTTCCCAACAGCCTAA
- the LOC136237649 gene encoding NLR family CARD domain-containing protein 3-like — protein sequence MGIIKVCKTLQKISTLCELYISVNSSMDEAVDDIAAVLSQNYNLEVFFLNGNNLTETGTMKIAKALQSVYTLNQLVLGGNDLLKEVVDDITAVLSHRSSLQMLEVGRLKLHTVVSIKVARDTQNFLAFTQLFVNVSNIPNEIIDYVEAILSHNNNLQLLFDNGNNSPRKRNVQIAGNPHKDHVNNSDRNVEKELLVVVTSKVDIQLIIMLNKDILPVTDTIVNISKEDTLTLTELCIINHEIRNEDASYIAEIISYNNNLQVVSFNGNSLNSTLFMKIAESLQIIPTLIELNVSNNNITEDVAGHIAVALSHNTNLQVLHLGGNNLRATGIIKIATGLKNTFNLQKLDLNSNNATKSAANAIANVLSHNTNLIALNLSGNNLQGSGIIAIAKGLKDTILCWNLS from the coding sequence ATGGGTATTATAAAAGTATGCAAAACATTACAGAAGATTTCAACTCTTTGTGAATTATACATCAGTGTTAATAGCAGTATGGATGAAGCAGTTGATGACATAGCAGCTGTATTGTCACAAAATTATAATTTGGAAGTGTTTTTTCTTAATGGAAACAATCTAACAGAGACTGGTACTATGAAAATAGCTAAAGCTTTACAAAGTGTGTATACTTTAAACCAGTTAGTTTTAGGTGGTAATGATTTATTGAAGGAAGTAGTAGATGATATCACAGCTGTTCTGTCACACAGATCTAGTCTGCAAATGCTTGAGGTTGGTAGGCTTAAGCTGCATACAGTTGTGTCTATTAAAGTAGCAAGAGATACACAGAATTTTTTAGCATTTACTCAACTATTCGTCAATGTCAGCAATATTCCTAATGAAATCATAGATTATGTAGAGGCTATTCTATCACACAATAATAATCTTCAGTTACTCTTTGATAATGGAAATAATTCACCAAGAAAAAGGAATGTGCAAATAGCAGGAAACCCACATAAAGACCATGTCAATAATTCTGACAGGAACGTGGAAAAAGAGCTCTTAGTTGTTGTAACAAGCAAAGTTGATATACAACTTATAATCATGCTAAATAAAGATATTCTACCGGTGACAGATACCATAGTCAATATTAGTAAAGAGGATACTTTAACACTTACTGAGCTATGTATTATTAACCATGAAATTAGGAATGAAGATGCAAGTTATATAGCAGAAATTATATCGTATAATAATAATCTACAAGTAGTATCCTTTAACGGCAACAGTTTAAATTCAACATTATTTATGAAAATAGCAGAAAGTTTGCAAATAATTCCAACACTTATAGAGCTTAATGttagtaataacaacattaccGAAGATGTGGCAGGTCATATAGCAGTTGCTCTATCACATAATACTAACTTACAAGTACTTCACCTTGGTGGAAACAATCTGCGAGCAACGGGCATCATAAAAATAGCTACTGGTTTGAAAAATACatttaatttgcaaaaattaGATTTAAACAGTAACAATGCTACCAAGAGTGCAGCAAATGCTATAGCAAATGTCCTATCACACAACACTAATCTAATAGCACTCAACCTCAGTGGAAACAATTTGCAAGGATCAGGCATTATAGCAATAGCCAAAGGATTAAAAGATACAATACTTTGCTGGAACTTGAGTTAG
- the LOC136238970 gene encoding heat shock 70 kDa protein 12A-like isoform X1 codes for MSYYAHPSYTNYVSIDFGTSGCAIAVGHSNPDPENINVFSAWTEQHKGIQVKQPTILLVNPNGGFEKFGEEALQVYNQLKIKANDYYLFYRFKMNLYDSPNAKTIQAANGKCLPAIDVYAMTLKYLKDTALEWMDKMFKYPGRSIQWIVTVPAIWSDAAKEIMRKAAEKVELPKESMVFAYEPEAAAMFSRRDFLRDEKSFSELSYLVVDCGGGTVDIAAHKMTKQHGNIYIEELSHPEGGNCAGFAVNDQFEKMINNIINVPVAQFHQLKINCSVQWAKLINDGFEAAKPLLDPDDASTPFTLVLHKNICNEIEKITGKSMEQLVKNYYNRNIEWDDDERAIVLHYRAMYNIFKPVLNDICSLITRVLAKPSCKQVNTILLVGGFAESALLFKTIKESFPSINVCRSSHPTYSVVKGAVLCGQHENLVKAVIVERVRLTSNPLPPIKPIQNKHFLPGASSQFNGAQIVTDTLPSLSISEETSQKIKKFLPPAVTKNLPIVVSRKMRYSIGVEIVEPFKVKCHDPNRRIIQNGETYCARVFYPLVAANENISIDSPKRSYNFRPLTDEQSHCTITIFASESEKVKYIDDRGCHNRAKVDIHNLPLYRTHLSREIELCINFYNTELEITASCISSRETKKVKVSYEFFPTA; via the exons ATGTCTTACTATGCTCATCCAAGTTACACTAATTATGTGTCCATTGATTTTGGTACTTCTGGTTGTGCAATTGCAGTGGGACATTCCAACCCGGATCCAGAAAATATCAACGTGTTTTCAGCCTGGACTGAGCAACACAAGGGAATTCAAGTAAAGCAGCCTACAATCTTACTAGTTAATCCAAATGGAGGGTTTGAGAAGTTCGGAGAAGAGGCTTTGCAAGTTTACAACCAGTTAAAGATCAAGGCTAACGATTACTATCTCTTCTACAGGTTTAAAATGAACCTGTATGATTCTCCT AATGCAAAAACAATACAAGCAGCTAATGGGAAGTGCCTGCCGGCAATCGATGTCTATGCCATGACGCTGAAATACTTAAAAGATACTGCTCTAGAATGGATGGATAAGATGTTCAAATATCCAGGGCGGAGCATACAATGGATTGTTACGGTACCAGCTATTTGGAGTGATGCTGCTAAAGAAATTATGAGGAAGGCTGCAGAAAAG GTTGAATTACCAAAGGAATCAATGGTATTTGCATATGAGCCAGAGGCAGCAGCAATGTTTTCCCGACGTGACTTTCTACGAGATGAAAAAAGTTTTTCAGAGTTGAGCTACCTTGTAGTTGACTGTGGTGGGGGTACAGTGGACATAGCAGCACACAAGATGACCAAACAACATGGAAATATTTACATTGAGGAGCTGAGCCATCCTGAAGGAGGAAACTGTGCTGGATTTGCTGTCAATGATCAGTTTGAAAAAATGATAAATAACATTATAAATGTACCAGTAGCACAGTTTCACCAACTAAAAATAAATTGTTCTGTCCAGTGGGCTAAGTTAATCAATGATGGTTTTGAAGCTGCAAAaccattgctagatccagaTGATGCTTCTACACCATTCACACTAGTATTGCACAAAAATATATGCAATGAAATTGAAAAAATAACAGGTAAATCAATGGAACAATTAGTAAAGAACTATTATAACAGAAATATTGAGTGGGATGATGATGAACGTGCCATTGTCCTACATTATCGAGCAATGTACAACATCTTCAAACCTGTGCTGAATGACATCTGTAGTCTCATTACAAGAGTATTAGCAAAGCCATCTTGCAAGCAGGTTAACACAATACTTCTGGTCGGAGGGTTTGCCGAGAGTGCATTACTATTCAAAACCATAAAAGAGTCATTTCCAAGTATTAATGTATGTAGAAGTTCTCATCCTACTTATTCTGTTGTGAAGGGAGCAGTTCTTTGTGGCCAGCATGAAAATTTAGTAAAGGCAGTTATAGTGGAAAGGGTAAGACTGACCAGTAATCCATTACCTCCTATAAAGCCTATTCAAAACAAACATTTTCTACCTGGTGCTAGCTCTCAGTTCAATGGAGCACAGATTGTAACAGATACACTCCCTAGTCTTTCAATATCAGAAGAAACAAgtcaaaaaattaaaaaattccTTCCTCCTGCTGTTACAAAAAACCTTCCTATTGTTGTCTCTCGAAAAATGAGGTATTCTATTGGAGTTGAGATAGTTGAGCCTTTTAAAGTTAAGTGCCATGATCCTAATAgaagaataatacaaaatggAGAAACATATTGTGCAAGGGTGTTTTATCCTCTTGTGGCAGCCAATGAGAATATATCTATTGATTCACCAAAGAGATCCTACAATTTTCGTCCACTAACTGATGAACAGTCCCACTGCACTATCACCATCTTTGCATCTGAAAGCGAAAAAGTTAAGTACATTGATGACAGGGGATGCCATAATAGAGCCAAAGTTGATATCCACAATCTTCCACTGTATAGGACACATTTATCCAGAGAAATTGAGTTGTGCATTAATTTTTATAACACAGAACTTGAGATAACAGCATCCTGCATTTCTTCTCGGGAAACGAAAAAGGTGAAAGTTAGCTACGAATTTTTCCCAACAGCCTAA
- the LOC136237648 gene encoding ribonuclease inhibitor-like codes for MADVLSHNTDLKVLHLSGNILQASGAIKISIGLRDLRSLRVLELSGNNCTSKASEHIADVLSHNTNLQVLSLNENNLQTSGVIAVAKGLKDTHSLQVLELSDNNATNEVAEYMADVVSCNTNLKVLYLSGNILLNSSIAKIGKGLENVPNLMHIGLGVITDHDVSDNIATFLSCSSDLYLFFIAKNNSFAKLTYKNIRNAYVLRQIGFDKKSVAEDTVDDMRTTLLHYIKPQNLSHWRIKMPRNSQSISALSKISEEQLELSGNNVTKEAAHAIADVLSNNVSLTTLNLKDNDLQSEGIIKISESLQHAKGLQRLDLSNNNATVEATYDIANILSQTANLQMLNLSGNDLQSRGFVAIARAMWMISTLSELCISDNGITDETVKDIAALLTQNAKLKSLFLNGNNLQPSSVSTILNSLQDMYDLQNLVINDRNSTKEVIESIVNVLSHKGRVQLLFLYGNDLQEYGVIELAKCLQNACTLQEFELDLPGMTSTVSHVLSDHTNLQVLKYNGTYTSAIGVIKVTNNILVNNQLYVIDSNFYEEETCDIDTILSHNRNLQVLLLSGKNSPTEGINVENVSDILNLYDCGNCISTLTELYICNNNITEEAADNLAVVLSRNKKLQVLFLNGNNLKSMGMTKIANGLQNTHGLRQLGLDDNDVSKDAADDIATVLSHNTELQVLYLNGNDLQTVGMKEIAAGLRNTCDLEQLGLGKNNVSQEGADDIVDILAHNTNLEILYLNGNNLQVTGAKKVSKALQNISTLCELYLGENGIKEEAYDEITATLSGINSSL; via the exons ATGGCTGATGTCCTATCACACAATACTGATCTTAAAGTGCTGCATCTCAGTGGAAATATTCTGCAAGCATCAGGTGCTATAAAAATATCCATAGGATTAAGAGATTTACGTTCACTACGAGTGCTGGAATTAAGTGGTAACAATTGTACTAGTAAAGCTTCAGAGCATATAGCAGATGTTTTATCACATAATACCAATCTCCAAGTGCTGTCTCTCAATGAAAACAATCTGCAAACATCAGGTGTTATAGCAGTAGCTAAAGGATTAAAAGATACACACTCCTTACAAGTACTAGAATTAAGTGATAACAATGCTACTAATGAAGTTGCAGAATATATGGCAGATGTTGTGTCATGTAATACCAACCTTAAAGTGCTATATCTCAGTGGCAATATTCTGCTAAACTCGAGTATTGCCAAAATAGGTAAAGGTTTAGAAAATGTACCTAATTTAATGCATATCGGATTAGGTGTTATTACCGATCATGACGTATCAGATAATATAGCAACTTTTCTATCATGCAGTTCTGATTTATATTTGTTCTtcattgctaaaaataattcatttgcTAAGTTGACTTACAAGAATATAAGGAATGCTTATGTTTTGCGACAAATAGGATTTGATAAGAAGAGTGTTGCTGAAGACACAGTGGATGACATGAGAACTACTTTGTTACATTACATTAAACCCCAAAATCTCAGCCATTGGAGAATAAAAATGCCAAGAAATTCACAAAGCATTTCAGCACTTAGTAAGATTTCTGAGGAA CAATTAGAACTAAGTGGTAACAATGTCACGAAAGAAGCTGCACATGCTATAGCAGATGTTCTATCAAACAATGTTAGCCTCACAACGCTGAACCTAAAAGACAATGATTTGCAATCAGAAGGTATAATAAAAATATCTGAAAGTTTGCAACATGCTAAAGGCTTACAACGGCTAGACCTTAGTAATAACAATGCTACAGTAGAAGCTACATATGATATAGCAAATATTTTATCACAAACTGCTAATTTACAGATGCTGAACCTAAGCGGAAATGATCTACAGTCAAGAGGTTTTGTTGCAATAGCAAGAGCGATGTGGATGATTTCAACTCTGAGTGAACTCTGTATTAGTGACAATGGTATTACTGATGAAACAGTGAAAGATATAGCAGCTCTTCTAACACAGAATGCTAAACTTAAATCACTCTTtcttaatggaaataatttacaaccATCCAGTGTTTCAACAATACTCAACAGTTTGCAAGACATGTATGATCTGCAGAATTTGGTAATAAATGATCGTAATAGCACCAAAGAAGTAATAGAAAGTATAGTGAACGTTCTATCTCACAAAGGCAGAGTACAGCTGTTATTTCTTTATGGAAATGATTTGCAAGAATATGGTGTTATAGAATTGGCCAAATGTTTGCAAAATGCTTGTACTTTACAAGAATTTGAATTAGATTTACCAGGAATGACTTCAACAGTATCACATGTTCTGTCGGATCATACTAATTTACAAGTACTCAAGTATAATGGAACTTATACATCAGCAATAGGTGTTATAAAAGTAACAAATAACATTTTAGTAAATAATCAGCTTTATGTCATTGATTCCAACTTTTATGAAGAGGAAACATGTGATATAGATACTATCTTATCGCACAATCGTAATTTACAAGTGTTGCTACTAAGCGGGAAAAATTCACCAACAGAAGGCATAAATGTCGAAAATGTTTCAGATATTTTAAACCTCTATGACTGTGGCAAT TGCATTTCCACACTTACTGAGCTTTACATCTGTAATAACAATAttactgaagaagcagcagataATCTTGCAGTTGTTTTGTCACGGAATAAAAAATTACAAGTTCTCTTTCTTAATGGAAATAACTTGAAGTCTATGGGTATGACAAAGATAGCCAATGGGTTACAGAACACACATGGTTTACGCCAGTTAGGATTAGATGATAATGATGTGTCTAAAGATGCTGCAGATGACATCGCAACTGTTCTGTCACACAACACAGAGCTACAAGTACTTTATCTCAATGGAAATGACTTACAAACAGTAGGCATGAAGGAAATAGCGGCTGGTTTGAGAAACACTTGTGATTTAGAACAACTAGGTTTAGGGAAGAACAATGTTAGTCAAGAAGGAGCAGATGATATTGTAGATATACTAGCACACAATACCAACCTTGAAATTTTGTACCTTAACGGTAACAATTTACAAGTAACCGGTGCTAAAAAGGTTTCTAAagcattacaaaatatttcaacaCTTTGTGAACTTTACCTTGGTGAAAATGGTATTAAGGAAGAAGCCTATGATGAAATAACTGCTACTTTATCTGGAATAAACAGTTCACTTTAA